In Bombus affinis isolate iyBomAffi1 chromosome 8, iyBomAffi1.2, whole genome shotgun sequence, the following proteins share a genomic window:
- the LOC126919812 gene encoding thrombospondin type-1 domain-containing protein 4-like isoform X1 — MDKAFLFSLLISLTCFWSFCGGHLIDGIFTEPTLERGYNLVATVPRGAVVLNVTQLRHTENYLAVKLQDGSYLFNGNYSISLSGKYQAAGTTFVYFRQGSQNLESFSAIGPLEEPIDVMVLYQEPNPGIVYRYIIPGSAPSPNIHLGHKPVSNKAGEPILSAIPHRKIDVASANDGTQAYLPRRYKKRKFFWKASGYTECSRTCGGGVQMLRYVCTREHTQAPVPDKRCHTLEKPRETQVKCNTTPCPPKWRAGPWGVCSVTCGSGNRLRDVECVQEITPSLVMRIADGACTEPNILPTTEICEMPQCEFDTKAATTTLPPSQWSVGTWSSCSTTCGPGKRTRTATCVTHGPPCDLEVKPITQDACDLGPCSIKSPQTNAISTRLQSPQWLYSEWSDGCSAECGVGLQTRKIFCEKSPEEGFCDQSTRPESSRTCSSNRTCSGQWFTGPWTACSTECDSGEQVREVVCITILRGSLRVVLDMNCPANKPETRRSCSGPPCTSSWFISDWTECSRSCGKGIQKREVRCLNREGQPPEHHELHCKEKDRPISRRTCNDYPCKDDVHRSENQHTVLQVQNDPEISNVLDENPLCKDSTTNCNLVAQARLCTYQFYHQLCCQSCSKKEEFE, encoded by the exons ATGGATAAAGCTTTCCTGTTCTCTCTATTGATATCTCTGACG TGTTTCTGGAGTTTCTGCGGTGGGCACTTAATCGACGGGATTTTCACGGAACCGACCTTGGAACGGGGTTATAACTTGGTGGCCACGGTTCCCCGAGGTGCTGTAGTTCTGAACGTGACACAGTTACGTCATACGGAGAATTATTTGG CGGTCAAGTTGCAGGATGGTAGCTATTTGTTTAATGGAAATTACAGCATCAGTTTGTCTGGTAAATATCAGGCAGCTGGAACTACTTTCGTTTATTTTCGTCAAGGTTCTCAGAATTTGGAAAGTTTCTCTGCCATTGGACCATTAGAAGAACCTATTGATGTTATG gTTTTGTACCAAGAACCGAATCCTGGGATTGTATATCGATACATTATCCCCGGAAGTGCACCATCTCCAAACATTCATCTTGGACATAAACCAG TTTCTAACAAAGCTGGTGAACCCATTTTATCGGCGATACCTCATAGGAA AATAGATGTTGCTTCTGCTAATGATGGAACGCAAGCATATCTTCCAAGACGATACAAAAAAAGGAAATTCTTTTGGAAAGCAAGCGGTTATACCGAGTGTAGTAGAACTTGTGGTGGAG GTGTCCAAATGTTGAGGTATGTATGTACAAGGGAACACACGCAGGCTCCAGTGCCTGACAAGAGGTGTCATACGTTGGAAAAGCCACGAGAAACTCAAGTAAAATGCAATACTACACCTTGTCCTCCCAA ATGGAGAGCCGGTCCGTGGGGTGTTTGTTCGGTTACGTGCGGTAGCGGTAATCGTTTGAGAGACGTAGAATGCGTACAAGAAATAACGCCATCACTAGTAATGAGAATAGCTGATGGCGCCTGCACGGAGCCGAATATTCTTCCTACTACTGAGATTTGCGAAATGCCACAGTGTGAATTCGACACGAAAGCAGCGACGACAACTTTACCGCCATCACAATGGAGCGTGGGCACATGGTCATCA TGCTCCACAACTTGTGGTCCAGGTAAAAGAACAAGAACTGCGACCTGCGTCACTCACGGACCTCCGTGTGATCTCGAAGTGAAGCCTATTACTCAAGATGCTTGTGATTTGGGACCTTGTTCCATTAAATCACCGCAAACAAACGCCATTTCAACTAGACTTCAAAGTCCACAATGGTTGTACAGTGAATGGTCTGATGGG TGCTCAGCCGAATGTGGAGTTGGCTTGCAGACGAGGAAGATCTTCTGCGAAAAAAGTCCAGAGGAAGGATTTTGCGACCAATCGACAAGACCAGAATCATCAAGAACCTGTTCCAGCAACAGAACCTGTAGTGGACAATGGTTTACGGGACCCTGGACCGCG TGTTCTACAGAATGTGATTCAGGCGAACAAGTTAGAGAAGTGGTGTGCATAACGATACTTCGTGGGTCGCTCCGTGTTGTTCTGGACATGAACTGTCCCGCAAACAAACCGGAAACGAGAAGATCCTGCAGCGGTCCACCTTGTACATCCTCGTGGTTTATATCAGATTGGACAGAA TGTTCTCGATCGTGCGGAAAAGGCATTCAAAAGAGAGAAGTAAGGTGTTTGAACAGAGAAGGTCAACCACCTGAGCATCACGAGCTTCATTGTAAGGAAAAGGATCGTCCTATATCTCGACGAACCTGCAACGATTATCCTTGTAAGGACGACGTTCACAGATCTGAAAATCAACATACAGTCCTGCAAGTTCAAAACGATCCAGAAATCTCAAATG TTCTCGACGAAAATCCACTTTGCAAGGACAGTACAACAAATTGCAACTTAGTGGCGCAAGCACGACTCTGCACTTACCAATTTTATCACCAACTGTGTTGTCAATCGTGTTCCAAGAAGGAAGAATTCGAATGA
- the LOC126919813 gene encoding mediator of RNA polymerase II transcription subunit 15 isoform X1 gives MKIATTLFFFVVVGCTWRETLGTCVFQSDFGFVLNCAFRKSGIFRVRNLGGVKGYVGLGFSVGDELGFSQSLSNVEAAKRRSVQTSRVGSSSHTNLATNRDETRQHTQNTRQAVPPFKPLPAGATRPIAQQPERQKLVVQQNSTVLRTVPAPSLSATQQDLLRQQQLMQQEVKQKQQLKLQQEAFALQVLKQQRLQQQEAMRQQQLQKLQQQQKQQQIAAQQQILTQQHKRHQQMVPMQVKRDQTPQMLAVAAAMPGKLPNIVAAIPPADSIVEPGLSLKSASSSDGLPPFISMPQSSSQLTDRISNSPTILHDSDNEVSKDDFNQLPLPGDEAASSVNEMTLLSLQAAESSQSQQQNEKRQSLPSSLPSLAPIQGMETSLKALAEASNITLEALEAAILLRQQQLLQKQQGPTSTSTTTTTTMSPHKNKYNPGVTKVMNAPREYYPMGYDKNFDDNFASRVDLPDTSFYCGDQKHFPGLYADEDLGCMVFHVCALTDDGLIMKSFLCPESTLFDQSILKCNWWFYVDCKTSKSLYDSNIPISKSYQLMKALAFFSAYKNHDNSTTSAQENSESSK, from the exons GATGCACGTGGCGGGAGACTCTAGGGACGTGCGTGTTTCAATCGGACTTTGGTTTCGTGCTTAACTGTGCCTTTCGGAAGTCCGGAATTTTTCGGGTACGAAATCTTGGAGGTGTCAAAGGTTACGTCGGCCTGG GATTTTCTGTGGGTGACGAGCTAGGATTCAGTCAGTCCTTGTCCAATGTGGAGGCTGCCAAAAGAAGAAGCGTGCAGACTAGTAGAGTTGGTTCATCATCCCATACTAATTTG GCTACCAATCGAGATGAAACTAGACAACACACTCAGAACACTCGACAAGCGGTGCCTCCCTTCAAACCTTTACCAGCTGGAGCAACGCGGCCGATAGCTCAGCAACCAGAACGTCAAAAATTGGTCGTACAACAGAATTCTACAGTCCTTCGAACCGTGCCAGCTCCTTCCTTATCAGCAACACAGCAGGACTTATTGAGGCAACAGCAACTAATGCAACAAGAAGTAAAACAGAAGCAACAATTGAAATTGCAGCAAGAAGCTTTCGCATTGCAAGTACTAAAGCAACAAAGGTTACAACAACAGGAAGCTATGAGACAGCAACAGTTGCAGAAGCTTCAACAGCAACAGAAACAGCAACAGATTGCTGCGCAACAACAAATACTGACACAGCAACATAAAAGGCACCAACAAATGGTACCGATGCAAGTAAAAAGAGATCAG ACACCACAGATGCTCGCAGTTGCAGCTGCAATGCCAGGAAAATTACCTAACATTGTTGCTGCAATTCCACCAGCTGATAGCATCGTAGAACCAGGACTTTCATTAAAATCAGCGTCTTCGAGTGACGGGTTACCACCTTTTATTTCGATGCCACAGTCATCTTCACAGTTGACCGATCGAATTAGCAATAGTCCTACTATTTTGCACGATTCTGATAACGAGGTGTCGAAAGATGATTTCAATCAG CTTCCTTTACCTGGAGATGAGGCTGCATCTTCAGTCAACGAGATGACTTTACTTTCCCTTCAAGCAGCTGAATCCAGTCAGTCACAACAACAAAACGAGAAACGACAATCGTTGCCATCGTCATTGCCATCTTTAGCGCCTATTCAAGGAATGGAAACGTCGTTGAAAGCTCTGGCAGAAGCTAGCAATATTACTTTAGAAGCTCTAGAAGCTGCTATTCTTCTCAGGCAACAGCAACTTCTACAAAAACAGCAAGGGCCAACCAGTACAAGCACGACGACGACTACAACTATGTCTCCGCATAAAAA TAAATATAATCCTGGTGTCACCAAAGTAATGAACGCTCCTCGTGAATATTATCCAATGGGTTATGACAAGAACTTCGATGACAATTTTGCCAGTCGTGTAGATCTTCCGGACACAAGCTTTTATTGTGGTGACCAAAAACATTTTCCAGGACTTTATGCTGACGAAGATCTTGGGTGCatg GTATTTCACGTCTGTGCATTAACGGATGATGGCTTGATTATGAAGAGTTTCCTCTGTCCCGAATCAACTTTATTCGATCAATCTATCCTCAAATGCAATTGGTGGTTCTACGTGGATTGCAAAACTTCGAAAAGTTTATATGACAGCAACATTCCAATTAGCAAGAGTTATCAGTTAATGAAAGCACTAGCGTTTTTCTCAGCGTACAAAAACCATGACAATAGTACAACATCTGCTCAAGAAAATTCAGAAAGCTCAAAATAG
- the LOC126919812 gene encoding thrombospondin type-1 domain-containing protein 4-like isoform X2, protein MQCFWSFCGGHLIDGIFTEPTLERGYNLVATVPRGAVVLNVTQLRHTENYLAVKLQDGSYLFNGNYSISLSGKYQAAGTTFVYFRQGSQNLESFSAIGPLEEPIDVMVLYQEPNPGIVYRYIIPGSAPSPNIHLGHKPVSNKAGEPILSAIPHRKIDVASANDGTQAYLPRRYKKRKFFWKASGYTECSRTCGGGVQMLRYVCTREHTQAPVPDKRCHTLEKPRETQVKCNTTPCPPKWRAGPWGVCSVTCGSGNRLRDVECVQEITPSLVMRIADGACTEPNILPTTEICEMPQCEFDTKAATTTLPPSQWSVGTWSSCSTTCGPGKRTRTATCVTHGPPCDLEVKPITQDACDLGPCSIKSPQTNAISTRLQSPQWLYSEWSDGCSAECGVGLQTRKIFCEKSPEEGFCDQSTRPESSRTCSSNRTCSGQWFTGPWTACSTECDSGEQVREVVCITILRGSLRVVLDMNCPANKPETRRSCSGPPCTSSWFISDWTECSRSCGKGIQKREVRCLNREGQPPEHHELHCKEKDRPISRRTCNDYPCKDDVHRSENQHTVLQVQNDPEISNVLDENPLCKDSTTNCNLVAQARLCTYQFYHQLCCQSCSKKEEFE, encoded by the exons ATGCAG TGTTTCTGGAGTTTCTGCGGTGGGCACTTAATCGACGGGATTTTCACGGAACCGACCTTGGAACGGGGTTATAACTTGGTGGCCACGGTTCCCCGAGGTGCTGTAGTTCTGAACGTGACACAGTTACGTCATACGGAGAATTATTTGG CGGTCAAGTTGCAGGATGGTAGCTATTTGTTTAATGGAAATTACAGCATCAGTTTGTCTGGTAAATATCAGGCAGCTGGAACTACTTTCGTTTATTTTCGTCAAGGTTCTCAGAATTTGGAAAGTTTCTCTGCCATTGGACCATTAGAAGAACCTATTGATGTTATG gTTTTGTACCAAGAACCGAATCCTGGGATTGTATATCGATACATTATCCCCGGAAGTGCACCATCTCCAAACATTCATCTTGGACATAAACCAG TTTCTAACAAAGCTGGTGAACCCATTTTATCGGCGATACCTCATAGGAA AATAGATGTTGCTTCTGCTAATGATGGAACGCAAGCATATCTTCCAAGACGATACAAAAAAAGGAAATTCTTTTGGAAAGCAAGCGGTTATACCGAGTGTAGTAGAACTTGTGGTGGAG GTGTCCAAATGTTGAGGTATGTATGTACAAGGGAACACACGCAGGCTCCAGTGCCTGACAAGAGGTGTCATACGTTGGAAAAGCCACGAGAAACTCAAGTAAAATGCAATACTACACCTTGTCCTCCCAA ATGGAGAGCCGGTCCGTGGGGTGTTTGTTCGGTTACGTGCGGTAGCGGTAATCGTTTGAGAGACGTAGAATGCGTACAAGAAATAACGCCATCACTAGTAATGAGAATAGCTGATGGCGCCTGCACGGAGCCGAATATTCTTCCTACTACTGAGATTTGCGAAATGCCACAGTGTGAATTCGACACGAAAGCAGCGACGACAACTTTACCGCCATCACAATGGAGCGTGGGCACATGGTCATCA TGCTCCACAACTTGTGGTCCAGGTAAAAGAACAAGAACTGCGACCTGCGTCACTCACGGACCTCCGTGTGATCTCGAAGTGAAGCCTATTACTCAAGATGCTTGTGATTTGGGACCTTGTTCCATTAAATCACCGCAAACAAACGCCATTTCAACTAGACTTCAAAGTCCACAATGGTTGTACAGTGAATGGTCTGATGGG TGCTCAGCCGAATGTGGAGTTGGCTTGCAGACGAGGAAGATCTTCTGCGAAAAAAGTCCAGAGGAAGGATTTTGCGACCAATCGACAAGACCAGAATCATCAAGAACCTGTTCCAGCAACAGAACCTGTAGTGGACAATGGTTTACGGGACCCTGGACCGCG TGTTCTACAGAATGTGATTCAGGCGAACAAGTTAGAGAAGTGGTGTGCATAACGATACTTCGTGGGTCGCTCCGTGTTGTTCTGGACATGAACTGTCCCGCAAACAAACCGGAAACGAGAAGATCCTGCAGCGGTCCACCTTGTACATCCTCGTGGTTTATATCAGATTGGACAGAA TGTTCTCGATCGTGCGGAAAAGGCATTCAAAAGAGAGAAGTAAGGTGTTTGAACAGAGAAGGTCAACCACCTGAGCATCACGAGCTTCATTGTAAGGAAAAGGATCGTCCTATATCTCGACGAACCTGCAACGATTATCCTTGTAAGGACGACGTTCACAGATCTGAAAATCAACATACAGTCCTGCAAGTTCAAAACGATCCAGAAATCTCAAATG TTCTCGACGAAAATCCACTTTGCAAGGACAGTACAACAAATTGCAACTTAGTGGCGCAAGCACGACTCTGCACTTACCAATTTTATCACCAACTGTGTTGTCAATCGTGTTCCAAGAAGGAAGAATTCGAATGA
- the LOC126919813 gene encoding mediator of RNA polymerase II transcription subunit 15 isoform X2: MKIATTLFFFVVVGFSVGDELGFSQSLSNVEAAKRRSVQTSRVGSSSHTNLATNRDETRQHTQNTRQAVPPFKPLPAGATRPIAQQPERQKLVVQQNSTVLRTVPAPSLSATQQDLLRQQQLMQQEVKQKQQLKLQQEAFALQVLKQQRLQQQEAMRQQQLQKLQQQQKQQQIAAQQQILTQQHKRHQQMVPMQVKRDQTPQMLAVAAAMPGKLPNIVAAIPPADSIVEPGLSLKSASSSDGLPPFISMPQSSSQLTDRISNSPTILHDSDNEVSKDDFNQLPLPGDEAASSVNEMTLLSLQAAESSQSQQQNEKRQSLPSSLPSLAPIQGMETSLKALAEASNITLEALEAAILLRQQQLLQKQQGPTSTSTTTTTTMSPHKNKYNPGVTKVMNAPREYYPMGYDKNFDDNFASRVDLPDTSFYCGDQKHFPGLYADEDLGCMVFHVCALTDDGLIMKSFLCPESTLFDQSILKCNWWFYVDCKTSKSLYDSNIPISKSYQLMKALAFFSAYKNHDNSTTSAQENSESSK; this comes from the exons GATTTTCTGTGGGTGACGAGCTAGGATTCAGTCAGTCCTTGTCCAATGTGGAGGCTGCCAAAAGAAGAAGCGTGCAGACTAGTAGAGTTGGTTCATCATCCCATACTAATTTG GCTACCAATCGAGATGAAACTAGACAACACACTCAGAACACTCGACAAGCGGTGCCTCCCTTCAAACCTTTACCAGCTGGAGCAACGCGGCCGATAGCTCAGCAACCAGAACGTCAAAAATTGGTCGTACAACAGAATTCTACAGTCCTTCGAACCGTGCCAGCTCCTTCCTTATCAGCAACACAGCAGGACTTATTGAGGCAACAGCAACTAATGCAACAAGAAGTAAAACAGAAGCAACAATTGAAATTGCAGCAAGAAGCTTTCGCATTGCAAGTACTAAAGCAACAAAGGTTACAACAACAGGAAGCTATGAGACAGCAACAGTTGCAGAAGCTTCAACAGCAACAGAAACAGCAACAGATTGCTGCGCAACAACAAATACTGACACAGCAACATAAAAGGCACCAACAAATGGTACCGATGCAAGTAAAAAGAGATCAG ACACCACAGATGCTCGCAGTTGCAGCTGCAATGCCAGGAAAATTACCTAACATTGTTGCTGCAATTCCACCAGCTGATAGCATCGTAGAACCAGGACTTTCATTAAAATCAGCGTCTTCGAGTGACGGGTTACCACCTTTTATTTCGATGCCACAGTCATCTTCACAGTTGACCGATCGAATTAGCAATAGTCCTACTATTTTGCACGATTCTGATAACGAGGTGTCGAAAGATGATTTCAATCAG CTTCCTTTACCTGGAGATGAGGCTGCATCTTCAGTCAACGAGATGACTTTACTTTCCCTTCAAGCAGCTGAATCCAGTCAGTCACAACAACAAAACGAGAAACGACAATCGTTGCCATCGTCATTGCCATCTTTAGCGCCTATTCAAGGAATGGAAACGTCGTTGAAAGCTCTGGCAGAAGCTAGCAATATTACTTTAGAAGCTCTAGAAGCTGCTATTCTTCTCAGGCAACAGCAACTTCTACAAAAACAGCAAGGGCCAACCAGTACAAGCACGACGACGACTACAACTATGTCTCCGCATAAAAA TAAATATAATCCTGGTGTCACCAAAGTAATGAACGCTCCTCGTGAATATTATCCAATGGGTTATGACAAGAACTTCGATGACAATTTTGCCAGTCGTGTAGATCTTCCGGACACAAGCTTTTATTGTGGTGACCAAAAACATTTTCCAGGACTTTATGCTGACGAAGATCTTGGGTGCatg GTATTTCACGTCTGTGCATTAACGGATGATGGCTTGATTATGAAGAGTTTCCTCTGTCCCGAATCAACTTTATTCGATCAATCTATCCTCAAATGCAATTGGTGGTTCTACGTGGATTGCAAAACTTCGAAAAGTTTATATGACAGCAACATTCCAATTAGCAAGAGTTATCAGTTAATGAAAGCACTAGCGTTTTTCTCAGCGTACAAAAACCATGACAATAGTACAACATCTGCTCAAGAAAATTCAGAAAGCTCAAAATAG